A single Lolium perenne isolate Kyuss_39 chromosome 6, Kyuss_2.0, whole genome shotgun sequence DNA region contains:
- the LOC127305154 gene encoding aspartate aminotransferase P2, mitochondrial, whose translation MASAVSSPAASAVAAARSKVFGGGRKDGMAGCRVGVARKNLGRVAMALAVDTSRFEGVPMAPPDPILGVSEAFRADTSDLKLNLGVGAYRTEELQPAVLNVVKKAENLMLEKGEFKEYLPIEGLAAFNKATADLLLGADNPAIKQGRVATLQSLSGTGSLRLGAAFIQRYFPDAKVLISSPTWGNHKNIFNDARVPWSEYRYYDPKTVGLDFEGMIADIQAAPEGSFVLLHGCAHNPTGIDPTPQQWERLADVIQEKNHMPFFDVAYQGFASGSLDEDAYSVRLFVERGLEVFVAQSYSKNLGLYAERIGAINVICSAPEVADRVKSQLKRLARPMYSNPPVHGAKIVANVVGDPTMFSEWKEEMAQMAGRIKNVRQKLYDSLSAKDQTGKDWSFILSQIGMFSYTGLNRTQSDNMTDKWHIYMTKDGRISLAGLNLAKCEYLADAIIDSFHNVN comes from the exons ATGGCCTCCGCCGTCTCCTCGCCCgcggcctccgccgtcgccgccgcccggTCCAAG GTGTTTGGAGGAGGGAGGAAGGATGGGATGGCCGGATGCCGCGTGGGGGTCGCGAGGAAG AATCTTGGCCGTGTCGCGATGGCACTTGCAGTAGACACTTCTCGATTTGAAGGAGTGCCAATGGCCCCTCCAGACCCAATTCTTGGCGTGTCGGAAGCATTTAGAGCAGACACCAGTGACCTGAAGCTCAACCTTGGTGTTGGCGCCTACAGAACGGAAGAGCTACAGCCCGCTGTCTTGAACGTAGTCAAGAAG GCTGAAAATCTCATGCTGGAGAAAGGAGAATTCAAGGAG TATCTGCCTATTGAAGGTTTAGCTGCATTTAACAAAGCAACCGCAGATCTATTGCTTGGAGCTGATAATCCCGCCATCAAGCAAGGACGG GTTGCCACTCTTCAGTCTCTGTCAGGGACTGGATCATTACGCCTTGGAGCGGCATTTATTCAAAGATATTTCCCTGATGCAAAAGTACTTATATCATCTCCTACATGGG GTAACCACAAGAACATATTCAATGATGCCAGGGTACCTTGGTCAGAGTACCGGTATTATGATCCCAAGACTGTTGGGCTGGATTTTGAGGGAATGATAGCTGACATACAG GCTGCCCCAGAAGGGTCATTTGTTCTGCTACATGGTTGTGCTCACAATCCAACTGGAATAGACCCAACTCCGCAACAGTGGGAGAGACTTGCAGATGTGATTCAAGAGAAAAACCATATGCCTTTCTTTGATGTTGCATATCAG GGTTTTGCCAGTGGAAGCCTTGATGAAGATGCATATTCTGTCAGGCTTTTTGTTGAGCGTGGCCTGGAAGTGTTTGTTGCGCAGTCTTACAGCAAGAACCTTGGTCTATATGCAGAAAGAATTGGTGCAATTAATGTCATTTGCTCAGCACCAGAAGTTGCAGATAG GGTGAAGAGCCAGCTGAAACGGTTGGCAAGGCCCATGTACTCAAACCCACCTGTTCATGGTGCTAAGATCGTCGCCAATGTTGTTGGAGACCCTACCATGTTCAGTGAATGGAAAGAAGAGATGGCACAAATGGCTGGGCGGATCAAGAATGTACGGCAGAAGCTTTATGATAGCTTATCAGCAAAGGACCAGACTGGCAAGGACTGGTCTTTCATTCTGAGCCAGATAGGCATGTTCTCCTACACGGGCTTGAACAGAACCCAG AGTGATAACATGACTGATAAATGGCACATATACATGACCAAGGATGGGAGAATTTCATTGGCCGGATTGAACCTGGCGAAGTGCGAGTATCTTGCTGACGCCATCATCGACTCCTTCCATAACGTCAACTAG